DNA sequence from the Bombus pyrosoma isolate SC7728 unplaced genomic scaffold, ASM1482585v1 HiC_scaffold_4727, whole genome shotgun sequence genome:
taaaatgaggcgtaaattatatgttaaaaatggGAGAACACATAATTAAACACGAAAACATTGGAAAAAGTTATACACATGATAAATTCAAACAGAGTTATGAAGCCaatgatacaaaaataataaatttaaactgaacaataatagaagaaataacaCAGATACTTTctggagaaaagaaagaaagaatagaataatGTACCTATAgttaagtatataaatatgataaaaatatagaaaaaataattaaagttactTACTTACATATGAAACTGCTGTTAATAAGTAAAAGAATAATCAAAGTTAGAGTAGCTGGAAGACAAGAACGATCAGTGAATGCAGGGAAcaacataaaatacaaaatagatGAACaccaaatatataatatgtgtaagaaaaataaattgaatacaGTATTCAGAATTTGcaacaaaattcattaaaaaacaGCAATAGAATAACCTTCCTGATCAATAGCTTCCTTCACACGTTGGTgcatattacaaattatttgttcAGGTATtcagtattaatattattctatttttcctttaGTCGCTGTTTCAACACATTTTTTGACATTATTGCAGTTTTTCTAATTCGCCTTTCTAGTTCTTTCCATAGGTTTCGAATCAGGTTCAGATCTAGTGACTGGGGTGGAGGGTGTAATAATTTTGGACAGTTATACaacaaatattccaatatacGGACCTTGTGTTTAAGATCGTTATCTTAATAGTACTTAAAAGTATGAACAATGTCTATTTTCATTGCACTTTTGAGTaagttttttttaatgtttacatatatttcttggTCCATAATGCTATCAACAAAATCTAATTCGCCCGTTCCAAACATTGAAATACACCCCCACGCaagtgtcacgtaaaataaaaaaaagaaaatcgaagatgaaaagaaaaataaaataaaaaaaaaataaaaggagaatttatttttttaacatttggTTTACACTAATTACGATTTGCTTCTGAACTCTAGCTGTGACTTTCCAAGACTGAAGTTCTTACAATTTGACTTTCGATCGCAtctgtatctttttcttttgtcacCCCTCAATATCTCCACTATCCACGCGTTTGTTAGGCGTCCGCAACCGTTGCCACGCACGCCTTCTCGAACGTTCGGCGGAAGGACCGTTGGAATATTAATTAGGCCCTTCGGCGATATACATTGCCGCCGAGTGTCGCTACATCTTTATCCCCGTTATCAGTCCATCGGATTTAAAAGTGTGCCGATCGTGACACAAGCACGTTTCCACTACCATGTTTTACAGTGggtttcgtatttttaaattaaaattctttattcttctttcgcCATACTATTCTTTGCGCATCTGaactaaaaatgttaaatgtaCTTTCATCACTAAAACTTACGTcatgttttcttcttttaaaacaaattctggtgcataatttatttttttctttctattcgcTTCGTTTACAAACGGCTGTCTCCGAGAAACTCTTCCACTGTAATCGCCTTTTTTTCAATGTTCTGAGCATGGTTTGAGAGTACACCTTCTTTTTAGTCTTTATCAAAAGTCCTTCAGCTAGTTTTGGAACACTTAATGGAGgatttacttttacttttgttattattttattttagtcaCGGATAGCCAACTTCTTTGGTTATCCTTTTTGTGGTAAAGTTTCTATACGATCTTCTTGTTTAAACCTTCTAATTATATCTCTTACCGTGCTCTTACTTAAATTGAGCATAGCAGCAATTTGTCTATACAATTTTCCATTAgcattatgaaaaattacaaatggaCGTATATATTGAATAGATTGtgtagatatgtatataatagatataaatatgtatgtaatatcgCAAATATGTGAATTTCGCTAATATCGAAACGCATCTGATGCTACGtttggtatatttttttttttttttttattatattgtttatttttaattttacaatttgtccagtgggacattaggtaaaatgttataacatatgattgaatagcatgtggatggttacccccagcggggtgccatcttcgcgttttttagtttatatcctttatgagatcagctgggtgtttcctttttagtcttctttctattctNNNNNNNNNNNNNNNNNNNNNNNNNNNNNNNNNNNNNNNNNNNNNNNNNNNNNNNNNNNNNNNNNNNNNNNNNNNNNNNNNNNNNNNNNNNNNNNNNNNNNNNNNNNNNNNNNNNNNNNNNNNNNNNNNNNNNNNNNNNNNNNNNNNNNNNNNNNNNNNNNNNNNNNNNNNNNNNNNNNNNNNNNNNNNNNNNNNNNNNNNNNNNNNNNNNNNNNNNNNNNNNNNNNNNNNNNNNNNNNNNNNNNNNNNNNNNNNNNNNNNNNNNNNNNNNNNNNNNNNNNNNNNNNNNNNNNNNNNNNNNNNNNNNNNNNNNNNNNNNNNNNNNNNNNNNNNNNNNNNNNNNNNNNNNNNNNNNNNNNNNNNNNNNNNNNNNNNNNNNNNNNNNNNNNNNNNNNNNNNNNNNNNNNNNNNNNNNNNNNNNNNNNNNNNNNNNNNNNNNNNNNNNNNNNNNNNNNNNNNNNNNNNNNNNNNNNNNNNNNNNNNNNNNNNNNNNNNNNNNNAGTGACAATATggtggaaaggaaaatagcATATAAGGACAAGACATTCAGGATAATAGTGGTCTATAATCAAGACACAAAAGGAACATGGAAAGAGATAGAGGAAAGAGTAGacggaagagaagaggaagtgaTGATCGTCGGCGGAGACTGGAACGCGAGAACGGGAGAAGAGGGAGGGCAGGTAAACGAGGacatagagaaagaaaaagacagacgatcaaaagacaagaaaataaatgcgGAAGGAAGAACACTGCTTAGGTACGAGAGAGGCTGGACGATAATAAATGGCAGGGATGAAGAAGGAGAGGAGTGGGCCTATATTGGGGAGAGAGGAAACTCGGTAATAGATTATGTGATCGGAAAGCAGGAGGCgacagaagaaatatttgacgtGAAAGTCGGAAAAAGAACAGAGTCGGACCATATGCCACTAGAAGTAGAAATAGGGGGGCCAGAACTACAAAACccgaagaaagggaagaagaagagaaagagagaagggagTGGACAAGGAAAGCATGGAAAAATACCTGGAGGAATGCAAAGATTGGACCTACGAGGGGAGAACAGTAGAGGAGTTGTGGACAGAAATCAAAAACAAGGTAAACAAAGCGATACCAAAGAAGAGagtaaagataagaaaatggGGCATGGGAGAGAAAGTGTGGTATGACAAGGagtggaaagagaggaaaagagaggtgAGAAGGAAGATGGCAAAGTTCAGAAAAGGA
Encoded proteins:
- the LOC122577561 gene encoding uncharacterized protein LOC122577561; the encoded protein is MVERKIAYKDKTFRIIVVYNQDTKGTWKEIEERVDGREEEVMIVGGDWNARTGEEGGQVNEDIEKEKDRRSKDKKINAEGRTLLRYERGWTIINGRDEEGEEWAYIGERGNSVIDYVIGKQEATEEIFDVKVGKRTESDHMPLEVEIGGPELQNPKKGKKKRKREGSGQGKHGKIPGGMQRLDLRGENSRGVVDRNQKQGKQSDTKEESKDKKMGHGRESVV